One window of Brevibacillus choshinensis genomic DNA carries:
- a CDS encoding MDR family MFS transporter, translated as MGRVTSMLKEFHPIVWSLVVGTVFVRAASSMSMPFLFLYLSNNTDMDLATIGLTIGAGPLAGTVGGFIAGTLSDRIGRRRVMLGALYVWTLVFVGFALSKNPMMLLMLNIVGGLCRSFYEPVSQALMADVTEPEKRFRVFSLRYTAINVGVAVGPIAGAVLAKTSVALPFMITAVIYLIYVISLQGLLNKFGIKKIEGQKKEAVTFGRAFSVVVNDKAFRFYMIAGMLGAVGYSQMSSTLAKFAEMTVVNGTELFAILMSINAIVVVVMQLPLTSWAEKKTPLTAIIVGNVMYAIGDIGYAFANSWLIFIIAMVFFTFGEILTFTSGDVLIDRMAPEGMRGSYYGAKSFSSVGQFIGPWMGGILLAAYGGTTLFLIVAAFSMVSNVFQWAGQRAYMASTGKSINYARVDSL; from the coding sequence ATGGGTAGGGTCACGTCGATGTTGAAGGAGTTTCATCCGATCGTCTGGTCACTAGTGGTCGGGACTGTTTTTGTGAGGGCAGCCAGCTCAATGAGCATGCCATTCTTGTTTTTATATCTGTCCAACAATACGGATATGGACTTGGCGACAATCGGTTTGACGATCGGAGCAGGACCACTAGCAGGGACAGTGGGAGGTTTTATTGCAGGGACACTGTCCGACCGAATCGGACGCAGAAGGGTGATGCTGGGCGCCCTTTATGTGTGGACACTCGTTTTTGTAGGATTTGCGCTCAGTAAAAATCCGATGATGCTGTTAATGCTGAATATCGTCGGTGGGCTCTGTCGCTCGTTTTACGAACCGGTTTCCCAAGCCTTAATGGCTGACGTAACAGAGCCTGAAAAGCGATTTCGAGTCTTCAGCCTTCGTTACACAGCCATCAATGTAGGGGTAGCGGTAGGTCCGATCGCAGGTGCGGTGCTGGCAAAGACTTCGGTTGCGCTGCCTTTCATGATTACCGCCGTCATCTACTTGATTTATGTGATCAGCTTGCAGGGTTTGCTGAACAAGTTCGGTATTAAGAAAATTGAAGGGCAAAAGAAAGAGGCTGTCACGTTCGGTCGTGCGTTTAGCGTCGTGGTAAATGACAAGGCATTCCGCTTTTACATGATCGCAGGGATGCTGGGAGCGGTCGGTTACTCCCAGATGTCGTCGACGCTGGCCAAATTCGCCGAGATGACGGTAGTCAACGGGACGGAATTGTTCGCGATTCTGATGAGTATCAACGCGATTGTCGTCGTGGTGATGCAGTTGCCGTTGACGAGCTGGGCAGAAAAAAAGACGCCCCTCACGGCGATCATCGTGGGGAACGTCATGTATGCGATTGGTGACATTGGCTACGCCTTTGCCAACTCGTGGTTAATCTTTATCATCGCCATGGTCTTCTTCACGTTTGGTGAAATTCTCACCTTTACCTCTGGGGACGTTTTGATCGACCGGATGGCACCCGAAGGAATGCGGGGCAGCTACTACGGAGCCAAAAGCTTTAGCAGCGTGGGCCAATTTATTGGGCCGTGGATGGGCGGTATCTTACTCGCAGCCTACGGAGGAACGACTTTGTTCCTCATCGTGGCCGCATTCTCAATGGTTAGTAACGTATTTCAGTGGGCTGGGCAACGCGCTTATATGGCGAGCACCGGTAAGTCTATAAACTACGCGCGGGTTGATTCACTCTAA
- a CDS encoding GDSL-type esterase/lipase family protein encodes MRTSGRMLWRTAGLLSFVSFLLFATGFVLALNPQQLAPAKATAPTETPEQASPMPADGVQKVVALGDSLTRGAGDANGQGYAGLVRQALEKKLGKSITFSNLAINGQESTDLVKQLSQEQVKSLLSEANLVLFTIGGNDMFRQTGGLYTIDKEKLAAATKQLTTNYEEVIKQIRAVNPKATIVYTTLYNPFGDTEASVDTIQPVLDWNNTASQIAAKYPRVIVVPTYDLFANKEKAYLYTDHFHPNTAGYERMAARIMQALE; translated from the coding sequence ATGCGCACATCCGGCCGAATGCTCTGGCGCACGGCAGGTCTCTTGTCTTTCGTTTCCTTCTTACTCTTTGCCACAGGGTTCGTTCTCGCTCTCAATCCGCAGCAGCTAGCTCCAGCCAAAGCTACAGCACCAACCGAAACACCCGAACAAGCATCACCCATGCCCGCGGATGGGGTCCAAAAAGTAGTCGCCCTGGGGGACTCACTCACTCGTGGAGCTGGAGACGCCAACGGTCAAGGCTATGCAGGTCTCGTCCGTCAAGCACTGGAAAAAAAGCTCGGGAAGTCCATCACGTTCTCCAATCTGGCTATAAACGGTCAAGAATCCACCGATCTGGTCAAACAGCTGTCACAGGAGCAAGTCAAATCGCTGCTGTCTGAAGCCAATCTCGTCTTGTTTACAATTGGCGGCAATGACATGTTCCGTCAGACGGGCGGTCTCTATACGATAGATAAAGAAAAATTGGCCGCGGCTACGAAACAGCTCACGACCAATTATGAAGAAGTAATCAAACAAATTCGTGCCGTCAATCCTAAAGCGACGATCGTCTATACGACGTTGTACAATCCGTTTGGAGATACCGAAGCATCTGTCGATACGATCCAGCCCGTACTCGATTGGAACAATACCGCCTCGCAGATTGCTGCTAAGTACCCGCGCGTCATCGTCGTCCCTACCTACGACTTGTTTGCCAACAAAGAGAAAGCCTATCTCTATACCGATCATTTTCATCCAAATACGGCTGGTTACGAGCGCATGGCAGCTCGCATCATGCAAGCATTAGAGTGA
- a CDS encoding ABC transporter ATP-binding protein: MAEVLSVKGLRKKIGGKPIIHDITFDVFSGEVFGFLGPNGAGKTTTIRMLVGLATADGGEIRIGGISLQEQFPQAIAQVGCIVENPELYKFLTGRENLEQFARMSGGISKERIEEIVRFVDLERAIDDKVKTYSLGMRQRLGIAQALLHRPKILILDEPTNGLDPAGIREMRQFIRKLAEEEGLAVFISSHLLSEIEMMCDRVAIISQGQVISVGLVKELMAQFADQVDWDVQPASMKKAMDALQGHPAVKEVWEVGEERLKCRMDVERVSEVNQALVRAGIAVKGIATKTVTLEDLFLTLTGGGGKRGTEHVGTGTK, encoded by the coding sequence TTGGCTGAAGTACTTTCTGTAAAAGGATTGCGCAAAAAGATCGGCGGTAAACCGATCATTCACGATATTACATTTGATGTCTTTTCCGGCGAAGTCTTCGGGTTTCTCGGGCCAAACGGTGCCGGGAAAACAACGACAATTCGTATGCTTGTCGGACTGGCTACAGCAGATGGGGGAGAGATTCGAATCGGGGGAATATCCTTGCAAGAGCAGTTTCCCCAAGCAATCGCGCAGGTAGGGTGCATCGTAGAAAATCCGGAGCTGTACAAGTTCTTGACCGGCAGGGAGAATCTGGAGCAATTTGCCCGCATGAGCGGAGGGATTTCCAAAGAGCGGATCGAGGAAATCGTGCGCTTTGTCGATTTGGAGAGAGCGATTGACGACAAGGTCAAGACGTACTCGCTGGGGATGAGGCAACGCCTGGGCATCGCACAGGCACTCCTGCACCGACCTAAAATCCTCATTCTGGACGAACCGACGAATGGACTGGACCCAGCCGGGATTCGGGAAATGCGTCAATTTATTCGCAAGCTGGCGGAGGAAGAGGGACTGGCTGTCTTTATTTCTAGTCATCTACTGAGTGAGATCGAGATGATGTGTGATCGGGTGGCGATCATCAGTCAGGGCCAAGTGATTTCGGTTGGATTGGTAAAAGAATTGATGGCGCAATTCGCTGATCAAGTGGATTGGGACGTACAACCTGCATCGATGAAAAAAGCGATGGATGCACTACAGGGGCATCCAGCCGTAAAGGAAGTCTGGGAAGTGGGCGAAGAACGCCTGAAATGCCGCATGGATGTCGAGCGAGTCAGTGAGGTGAATCAGGCATTGGTGCGCGCAGGAATAGCAGTCAAGGGTATCGCCACGAAGACCGTTACACTAGAAGACTTGTTCCTGACCTTGACTGGAGGAGGTGGCAAGCGTGGGACTGAGCATGTTGGGACTGGTACAAAATGA
- a CDS encoding ABC transporter permease — translation MLGLVQNETMKLLRRRRFLVVVLILAILIPIFTYAQYRSVITAQERMGTSDWRPLLTQQIVDMQNRLASSRLPDEWRDFIKVRIQQQQYYLDHDINPMAPGGPTFARGFMDQAVSMFLPMIIVVLAVDLVSAEFSEGTIKLLLTRPVRRWKVLTSKYITLLLFTSLTVLMTLLLAYVMSGVVFGYSGWTLPILTGFEVTGGELETSGAFMVPQWQFLLLQYGLGWFVCVVVGTVTFMVSVLVRSAAAGMGIMMAALISGTILTQMASSWESSKYLFVVNLQLTDYLNGTLPPIKGMTLPFSLTVLTIWAVAALIVAYTVFTRRDVTS, via the coding sequence ATGTTGGGACTGGTACAAAATGAGACGATGAAACTGCTGCGTCGGCGTCGTTTTCTCGTTGTCGTACTGATATTGGCAATCCTGATTCCGATTTTTACATACGCGCAATACCGCTCGGTCATTACGGCCCAGGAGCGCATGGGAACGTCTGATTGGCGGCCGTTACTGACTCAGCAGATCGTAGACATGCAAAACAGGCTGGCATCCAGCCGATTGCCAGATGAGTGGCGGGACTTTATCAAAGTGCGCATTCAGCAGCAGCAGTACTATCTCGATCACGACATCAACCCGATGGCACCGGGGGGACCTACATTTGCCCGAGGATTTATGGATCAGGCTGTTTCCATGTTTTTACCGATGATCATCGTCGTCTTAGCGGTGGATTTGGTCTCAGCAGAGTTCAGTGAAGGCACGATCAAGCTCCTCCTGACCAGGCCTGTCCGAAGGTGGAAGGTATTGACCAGCAAGTACATCACACTGCTGCTCTTTACGTCTCTCACCGTGTTGATGACTCTCTTATTGGCGTACGTCATGTCTGGCGTCGTATTTGGCTACTCGGGATGGACGTTGCCTATCCTGACAGGTTTCGAGGTGACAGGAGGCGAGCTGGAGACGTCCGGTGCCTTTATGGTGCCGCAATGGCAATTTTTGCTCCTGCAATACGGTTTAGGTTGGTTTGTGTGCGTAGTGGTGGGCACTGTGACCTTTATGGTCTCCGTGCTCGTGCGGAGCGCAGCAGCAGGTATGGGGATCATGATGGCAGCCTTGATCAGCGGAACGATATTGACGCAGATGGCATCGTCTTGGGAGTCCTCCAAGTACTTGTTCGTTGTGAATCTGCAGCTGACGGATTACTTGAATGGAACGCTGCCGCCGATAAAAGGGATGACCTTGCCGTTTTCGCTGACGGTGCTGACCATCTGGGCAGTCGCGGCTTTGATCGTGGCGTATACGGTGTTTACCAGAAGAGACGTTACTTCCTAA
- a CDS encoding CGNR zinc finger domain-containing protein has product MDNHRCTLGGAVWINLVNTINKRLVDMLDDPASVMLWLQKNHLLRESDLVDLEDKEHFLLIVSTLRSLRDICFAVLSDVEQKGISPMNVKRLQDMADDVNVRLALLSSAGRLELVNEGVTTGDHISYHVIASMIHTLQTVSKDRIRTCEHEDCILHFIDTSKSGKRRWCSMETCGNRHKAAEFYARKKQQE; this is encoded by the coding sequence ATGGATAACCATCGCTGTACGCTAGGTGGAGCAGTATGGATCAATTTGGTAAATACAATCAATAAGCGACTCGTGGATATGCTGGATGACCCTGCGAGTGTCATGCTCTGGCTTCAGAAAAATCATTTGCTTCGCGAGAGTGATCTTGTAGATTTGGAAGACAAAGAACACTTTCTACTCATCGTTTCTACACTTCGTTCCTTGCGTGACATCTGCTTTGCTGTTCTCTCGGATGTGGAGCAAAAAGGGATCTCCCCAATGAACGTGAAACGATTGCAAGATATGGCCGATGATGTAAATGTGCGTCTCGCCCTCCTTTCGTCAGCAGGACGTTTGGAGCTCGTAAACGAAGGAGTTACTACTGGTGATCACATCTCCTATCACGTCATCGCATCGATGATCCACACCTTGCAGACGGTATCAAAAGATCGAATTCGTACATGTGAGCATGAAGACTGCATTTTGCATTTTATCGATACATCCAAATCAGGGAAACGGCGCTGGTGCAGTATGGAAACGTGCGGGAACCGGCACAAGGCAGCTGAGTTCTACGCGAGGAAAAAGCAGCAGGAGTAA
- a CDS encoding anti-sigma factor, with product MNCQAFRKAWLEDTDSDVISHIETCEECIAWIENQMTTDEEVQFLKEVPLPSVNLEERIMQAIYQDAGKGTPPHAATESLQPPTPIASKRRTKGFPSLAWVSAAAVLLVVGLAGYQQLQSDGQQMAAQPQSANGGASQGIAYNAENQPQMAKADTPAQSPDMSSTTAAPATAGTENQQPLAETAPAGSAMAPKTAETPSVMANSTLALANPEAKTVSPQSRATHPESPTARSAKTNQPASESASKETALADNSIASKSPSQAAENTDQSAAASNEPVFSLTAQTLPEADQNASAKSMVGPPLPTVQKAAITLSTFSDLETAVQASDLPVPVLAPATSGFAVSDISVQYESETSQKATRLTADYKRNKSWIKIDVVRNTHGKRSLSIPGTFTATQLFTIGGEQAIGVSFDQQGAKSSTVQHAVHFNAQAENQSLYVVISANGISLDELIETSKQLTWE from the coding sequence ATGAACTGCCAGGCATTTAGAAAAGCATGGTTAGAAGACACAGATAGCGATGTGATTTCTCATATAGAAACGTGTGAGGAATGCATCGCATGGATTGAAAATCAGATGACAACTGACGAGGAGGTGCAGTTCTTGAAGGAGGTTCCTTTACCATCGGTGAACCTGGAAGAGAGAATTATGCAGGCCATCTACCAGGACGCCGGAAAAGGCACGCCCCCTCATGCCGCTACTGAATCGCTACAACCACCGACTCCTATCGCAAGCAAGCGTCGGACCAAGGGCTTCCCTTCACTCGCCTGGGTCAGCGCAGCAGCCGTCTTGCTTGTAGTAGGTTTAGCAGGATACCAACAGCTCCAATCCGATGGTCAGCAGATGGCCGCACAGCCACAAAGTGCGAATGGTGGTGCCAGCCAAGGTATCGCGTATAACGCCGAGAACCAGCCTCAGATGGCAAAAGCAGATACACCGGCTCAAAGCCCTGACATGTCGAGCACAACAGCTGCTCCAGCAACAGCGGGTACGGAGAATCAACAGCCGCTAGCTGAGACAGCACCTGCCGGATCGGCAATGGCCCCAAAAACGGCTGAAACACCGTCCGTGATGGCAAATTCTACGCTCGCCTTGGCTAATCCGGAAGCAAAAACAGTGAGTCCCCAATCTCGTGCGACCCACCCGGAGTCCCCCACAGCCCGGAGCGCGAAGACGAATCAACCAGCCTCCGAGTCTGCGAGTAAAGAGACTGCTCTAGCGGATAACTCGATAGCAAGCAAGAGTCCATCTCAAGCTGCTGAAAATACGGATCAATCAGCTGCAGCTTCCAACGAACCCGTCTTTTCGTTGACTGCTCAGACATTACCTGAAGCCGATCAGAATGCTTCCGCAAAATCTATGGTTGGGCCACCATTGCCTACAGTGCAAAAAGCAGCCATTACACTCTCTACCTTCTCGGATCTAGAGACAGCTGTACAAGCATCTGACTTGCCTGTTCCCGTTCTGGCACCAGCGACCAGCGGTTTTGCCGTATCGGATATTTCGGTACAATACGAATCCGAGACGAGCCAAAAAGCGACACGGCTCACGGCGGACTACAAACGCAACAAAAGCTGGATTAAAATCGATGTGGTCCGTAACACACATGGAAAACGGAGCCTCTCCATTCCAGGTACGTTTACGGCTACTCAGTTGTTTACTATAGGCGGAGAGCAGGCGATTGGCGTATCGTTTGATCAGCAAGGAGCAAAATCATCAACGGTACAGCATGCGGTTCACTTTAATGCGCAAGCAGAAAATCAATCCCTGTATGTAGTGATTTCAGCCAACGGCATCAGTCTGGATGAGTTGATTGAAACATCGAAACAACTGACATGGGAATAA
- a CDS encoding RNA polymerase sigma factor: MQSDAEIIQRILQGDIEGYRDLIQRYQHMIYVFIYKMVNNRSDAEDLTQEVFVKAYEKLSTFRGDSQFSSWLHTLARNKSIDFLRRRKFHDSDEQLAYVPANTRDESPQESLMNKEQRREIEEAFALLSDTYREVIVLRCTHEYPFEKIASLLGIAESTARVRYLRARQELAKLLTRKEGGLVHELPGI; encoded by the coding sequence ATGCAATCCGACGCCGAAATCATTCAGCGGATTCTTCAGGGCGACATCGAAGGGTATCGCGACCTCATCCAACGATACCAGCATATGATCTATGTATTCATTTACAAGATGGTGAACAATCGCTCCGATGCGGAGGATCTCACTCAGGAAGTATTTGTTAAAGCGTATGAAAAGCTGTCCACCTTTCGCGGGGATAGTCAATTCTCTTCATGGTTGCACACGCTTGCCCGAAACAAGAGCATCGATTTCTTGCGGCGCCGGAAGTTTCATGACTCGGATGAGCAGTTGGCCTATGTGCCAGCCAATACGCGAGATGAGTCCCCACAAGAATCGCTCATGAACAAGGAGCAGCGTCGTGAAATCGAAGAGGCATTCGCTTTATTGTCAGATACCTATCGGGAAGTTATCGTGCTTCGTTGCACGCATGAATATCCGTTCGAAAAAATCGCTTCACTCCTCGGTATTGCCGAGTCGACCGCCCGTGTTCGATATCTGCGCGCTCGCCAGGAACTAGCAAAATTGTTAACCCGCAAGGAAGGGGGGCTCGTACATGAACTGCCAGGCATTTAG
- a CDS encoding DNA repair helicase XPB: protein MSYRPDLPMIVQSDRTILLETQHPMFTEARQAIHGFAELIKSPEYMHTYRITPLSLWNAAAGGLTHEQVSEVLAAYSKYGVPPTIVKEIEETMCRYGRIRLEKSGDDMILKSEDPLLLAELVGYKSITQLIEESREEGYVIKPFARGLIKQELIHLGYPVSDIAGYTTGESCPVKWRKITSTGRPFSLRPYQEEAVNAFYSGGAVTGGSGTLVLPCGAGKTVIGLGAICQLQTATLILTTNTTSVRQWISELLDKTGLDSSLVGEYTGDRKVVKPITVATYQILTYRPSAEDEFPHMKLFSERDWGLIIYDEVHLLPAPVFRVTSGIQATRRLGLTATLVREDGREEDVFTLIGPKKYEVPWKMMEEQGWIAEARCREIRLPFEAKWREAYARATARQKFRIAAENPRKLEVVRYLLDQHPHDQVLIIGQYVDQLDQMAHALQLPLITGKVPESERELLYQQFKQGKIKRLIVSKVANFAVDLPDANVAIQISGTFGSRQEEAQRLGRILRPKTDENKAHFYTLVTRDTREQEFSLHRQLFLVEQGYPYDIIEMETLV from the coding sequence TTGTCTTACCGTCCAGATTTGCCCATGATTGTGCAAAGTGACCGAACGATCCTGCTGGAGACACAGCATCCTATGTTTACTGAAGCGAGACAAGCCATCCATGGCTTTGCAGAACTGATCAAAAGCCCGGAATACATGCATACGTACCGGATTACCCCCCTATCGCTGTGGAATGCGGCAGCAGGTGGATTAACACACGAGCAGGTATCCGAGGTCCTCGCCGCGTATAGTAAATACGGAGTTCCTCCAACAATCGTCAAGGAAATCGAGGAAACAATGTGCCGTTATGGTCGTATCCGGCTGGAAAAGTCAGGGGACGACATGATCTTAAAAAGTGAAGATCCCCTCTTGCTTGCAGAGCTCGTCGGGTACAAATCTATTACCCAACTGATCGAAGAATCACGCGAAGAGGGCTATGTCATTAAGCCATTCGCTCGCGGATTGATTAAGCAAGAGCTCATCCATCTAGGCTATCCCGTCTCGGATATCGCTGGCTACACCACAGGTGAGAGCTGTCCCGTAAAATGGCGAAAAATCACCTCAACAGGACGACCGTTTTCCCTTCGACCTTATCAGGAGGAGGCAGTCAACGCTTTCTACTCCGGAGGCGCTGTTACTGGAGGGAGTGGTACTCTCGTCTTGCCATGCGGTGCAGGTAAAACTGTGATTGGCCTCGGTGCCATTTGCCAGCTTCAGACAGCGACACTCATTCTGACCACGAACACTACATCCGTTCGCCAGTGGATCAGTGAGCTCCTGGACAAAACGGGGCTGGATTCTTCCTTAGTTGGTGAATACACAGGTGATCGAAAGGTAGTAAAACCGATTACGGTGGCTACTTACCAAATATTGACGTACCGTCCCAGTGCGGAGGATGAATTTCCTCACATGAAACTCTTTTCAGAGCGCGACTGGGGGCTTATTATTTACGATGAGGTTCATTTGTTGCCAGCGCCAGTTTTTCGGGTTACATCCGGCATCCAGGCCACGCGACGACTGGGATTGACGGCTACGCTCGTTCGTGAAGACGGACGGGAGGAAGACGTCTTTACCTTGATTGGTCCAAAAAAATATGAAGTTCCATGGAAAATGATGGAGGAACAGGGATGGATTGCCGAAGCGCGCTGTCGGGAAATCCGCCTGCCGTTTGAAGCCAAATGGCGAGAGGCTTATGCTCGTGCTACTGCTCGGCAAAAGTTTCGTATCGCTGCAGAGAATCCTAGAAAGCTGGAGGTAGTCCGCTACTTACTGGATCAGCATCCTCATGACCAGGTACTGATTATCGGCCAATATGTCGACCAGCTCGATCAAATGGCACATGCTCTACAACTGCCACTCATCACCGGGAAAGTACCAGAGAGTGAACGGGAATTGTTGTACCAGCAGTTTAAACAGGGGAAAATCAAGCGCCTCATCGTTTCCAAGGTCGCAAACTTCGCCGTGGATCTGCCAGACGCCAACGTCGCGATCCAAATCTCGGGGACATTCGGCTCCCGACAAGAAGAAGCGCAGCGGCTTGGACGAATCCTACGTCCCAAGACAGATGAGAACAAGGCGCATTTTTATACGCTAGTCACACGGGATACGCGGGAGCAGGAATTTTCTCTTCATCGTCAGCTTTTTCTCGTGGAACAAGGCTATCCATACGATATTATAGAAATGGAAACGCTGGTTTGA
- a CDS encoding hemolysin family protein produces MAMLGTWFNLGMVVILVLLNGFFVATEFAVVKVRESRIAQLVAEGNTNAVNVEKLLHNLDAYLSACQLGITLASLGLGWLGEPAVAHLLHPVFRYFGLNETLISSISFIIAFSVITFLHIVLGELAPKTLAIQKTETIVLAVAKPIMWFHKVMYPFIALLNWSASRILALFHISMEPHQEAHTEEEIRILVNESHKSGLIDNTEMMLVDNIFDFSETMAREIMVPRTDMVVLNIRDPFEENVRLVQNGRFTRYPVVDGDKDHVVGSLHIKDMLTGLLVGEQRDLEALMRSVLTVPETISISRLLTMLQKQRGQLAIIIDEYGGTAGLVTLEDIMEEIVGDIQDEFDDERPEVERNDNILSLDGRMLLEEVSDYLDIDLESSEVDTLAGWIYMQFDHSPRVGDVVWEGNYQFYVAEVDHYRITRVIVKKLSVEEAVVDS; encoded by the coding sequence ATGGCGATGTTGGGGACCTGGTTCAATTTGGGGATGGTCGTGATCCTCGTGCTGCTCAATGGATTTTTTGTAGCGACCGAGTTTGCAGTCGTCAAGGTGAGGGAATCGCGCATCGCTCAATTGGTTGCAGAAGGGAACACCAATGCAGTCAACGTGGAAAAGCTATTGCACAATCTCGATGCGTATCTCTCCGCGTGTCAATTAGGCATTACCCTCGCATCTCTTGGGCTGGGCTGGTTGGGCGAACCTGCCGTTGCCCATTTACTGCATCCCGTTTTTCGTTATTTCGGGTTAAATGAGACATTGATTAGCAGCATTTCCTTTATTATTGCTTTCTCTGTCATTACCTTTTTGCATATCGTACTGGGAGAACTTGCCCCCAAGACATTGGCTATCCAAAAAACAGAAACGATCGTGCTGGCTGTAGCGAAGCCGATCATGTGGTTTCACAAAGTCATGTACCCGTTCATTGCTCTGTTGAACTGGTCTGCCTCCCGAATACTTGCGCTGTTTCATATATCGATGGAACCACATCAGGAGGCACATACAGAAGAAGAAATCCGAATCCTCGTCAACGAAAGTCACAAAAGTGGGCTGATCGACAATACAGAAATGATGCTTGTAGACAATATTTTTGACTTCTCTGAGACGATGGCGCGGGAAATCATGGTTCCCCGCACAGACATGGTTGTGCTCAACATTCGCGATCCATTTGAGGAAAATGTGAGGCTGGTGCAAAACGGTCGGTTCACCCGCTATCCAGTCGTCGACGGGGACAAGGATCATGTTGTTGGGAGCCTGCACATCAAGGACATGCTGACAGGATTGCTGGTAGGAGAGCAACGCGATCTGGAGGCGTTGATGCGCTCGGTGCTGACTGTTCCTGAGACGATCTCCATCAGCCGCTTGCTGACTATGCTCCAGAAACAGCGGGGGCAGTTGGCGATCATCATCGATGAATATGGAGGTACCGCCGGTCTAGTCACGCTCGAAGATATCATGGAAGAAATTGTGGGGGACATTCAGGATGAATTCGATGACGAGCGTCCGGAAGTGGAGCGCAATGATAACATCCTTTCCCTCGATGGACGCATGCTCTTGGAAGAAGTCAGTGATTATCTAGACATCGATCTGGAGTCGAGTGAAGTGGATACGTTGGCCGGTTGGATCTATATGCAATTCGATCACTCGCCACGCGTAGGAGATGTAGTGTGGGAAGGCAACTACCAATTTTATGTCGCGGAAGTAGACCATTATCGAATTACACGAGTGATCGTGAAAAAGCTGTCAGTAGAGGAAGCAGTGGTGGATTCCTGA
- a CDS encoding ABC transporter substrate-binding protein: MRRAVSMGLTALLAFSLAACGNQTGGKTDTTAAKPGEQVQTVKLGLTQFVEHPALDAIHQGILDGLKASGYEEGKNLEVDYQNAHGDMNNTVSIAQKYAGDQKDLVVAIATPSAQAAAKAITDKPVVFSAVTDPLSAQLVSSLEKPDGNVTGTSDKVSMEQQLKLIKKFLPNLKKLGVIYTTSEVNSEVQVKDLEAAASKEGVEIVKAGISQLSEVQLAANGLTAKTEALFIPIDNTVVSSFEAVLGAAEQSKIPVFASDTDTVKRGAVATYGIDYYGMGKQTGEMAARVLKGQAVAETPVEISKQAELYINETAAAKFGLTISEELKQQAKEITK, from the coding sequence ATGAGACGAGCAGTCAGTATGGGACTGACCGCGTTGCTGGCATTTTCTTTGGCAGCATGCGGCAATCAAACAGGTGGAAAAACGGACACAACCGCAGCAAAACCAGGTGAGCAAGTGCAAACTGTGAAGTTGGGTTTGACCCAATTTGTGGAACATCCAGCATTGGATGCCATTCACCAAGGGATTCTGGATGGTTTAAAAGCTTCTGGTTATGAAGAAGGAAAGAATCTGGAAGTTGACTATCAAAACGCCCACGGTGACATGAACAATACCGTTTCCATTGCGCAAAAATACGCTGGTGACCAAAAGGACCTGGTTGTGGCCATCGCTACACCATCCGCACAAGCAGCAGCAAAAGCGATTACTGACAAGCCTGTCGTTTTCAGTGCCGTGACAGATCCGCTGTCCGCACAATTGGTCAGCAGTTTGGAAAAACCAGACGGCAATGTGACCGGAACCTCAGATAAAGTATCGATGGAACAACAATTGAAGCTGATCAAAAAATTCCTGCCCAACTTGAAAAAGCTGGGAGTGATCTACACGACTTCCGAGGTAAACTCTGAAGTGCAAGTGAAGGATCTGGAAGCAGCAGCGAGCAAAGAAGGCGTGGAAATCGTCAAAGCAGGCATTTCGCAGCTGTCAGAAGTACAACTGGCTGCAAATGGACTGACTGCGAAGACAGAAGCCTTGTTCATTCCGATTGACAATACCGTCGTTTCTTCTTTTGAAGCCGTTTTAGGTGCAGCTGAGCAGAGCAAGATTCCTGTATTTGCTTCTGATACGGACACGGTAAAACGCGGCGCGGTAGCCACCTATGGAATCGATTATTACGGCATGGGTAAGCAAACCGGTGAAATGGCTGCGCGAGTTCTGAAAGGACAAGCGGTAGCGGAAACTCCGGTAGAGATTTCCAAACAAGCCGAACTATACATCAATGAAACGGCAGCTGCGAAGTTTGGTCTCACCATATCTGAAGAGCTCAAACAGCAGGCGAAAGAAATCACCAAGTAA